Proteins from a single region of Antechinus flavipes isolate AdamAnt ecotype Samford, QLD, Australia chromosome 2, AdamAnt_v2, whole genome shotgun sequence:
- the SURF6 gene encoding LOW QUALITY PROTEIN: surfeit locus protein 6 (The sequence of the model RefSeq protein was modified relative to this genomic sequence to represent the inferred CDS: inserted 1 base in 1 codon), with protein sequence MASLVAKDSYLQNLAKKICSQQSVEPQKRKWAPKSGDLETTGPPKKKKKKKEKKEQKKKSQKQDGKANRIQNKSSDSKSEAPRAKNPAITREQAGSRPNGGPTVVPASKPVSFLAMDILRQRLHEKIKEASGQGHTKELSPAALEKRQRRKQERERKKRKRKEIRAKEKAAKAEAQAEAKEAGPEPPQEDQPNTPELVFNKLEVNEGPVSKAQKKKEKRQRVKGNLTPLTGKNYRQLLERVQARKNKLEELKEQDEEKAXEMETKMKWTNLLYKAEGVKIRDNEELLKAALKRKEKRRAQRKRQWEKRTAHVVEKMQQRQDKRRKNLRKKKVAKMERRKAKARKKGRILPEDLEKAGLN encoded by the exons ATGGCATCACTGGTGGCCAAAGACTCCTACCTGCAGAATCTAGCCAAGAAAATCTGTTCCCAGCAGAGTGTGGAACCACAGAAACGGAAATGGG CTCCCAAATCTGGTGATCTAGAAACCACTGGACctccaaagaagaagaagaagaagaaggagaagaaggagcagAAAAAGAAATCCCAGAAGCAGGATGGAAAGGCCAACAGGATCCAGAATAAGTCCTCTGACAGTAAATCTGAAGCTCCTAGAGCCAAGAACCCTGCCATCACAAGGGAGCAGGCAGGTTCCAGGCCCAATGGAGGCCCCACAG TTGTTCCTGCCAGCAAGCCAGTCTCCTTCCTAGCCATGGATATTCTGCGCCAGCGGCTGCATGAGAAAATAAAGGAGGCTAGTGGTCAG GGCCACACCAAAGAGCTGTCTCCTGCAGCCCTGGAGAAGAGGCAGCGGAGAAAGCAGGAGCGGGAGAGGAAGAAGCGGAAACGCAAGGAGATCAGGGCCAAGGAGAAGGCGGCCAAGGCCGAAGCTCAAGCCGAAGCCAAGGAGGCTGGCCCAGAGCCCCCACAGGAGGATCAACCAAATACTCCCGAACTGGTGTTCAACAAATTGGAGGTGAATGAGGGGCCAGTCAGCAAGGcccagaagaagaaagaaaagaggcaaCGTGTGAAGGGGAACCTGACCCCTCTGACGGGGAAAAACTACCGACAGCTGTTGGAGCGTGTGCAGGCCCGCAAGAACAAGCTTGAGGAGCTGAAGGAGCAGGATGAGGAGAAGG CGGAGATGGAAACCAAAATGAAGTGGACAAATCTTCTGTACAAGGCTGAAGGTGTGAAAATCCGGGACAATGAAGAGCTGCTGAAGGCAGCCTTGAAACGCAAGGAGAAGCGCCGGGCCCAGAGGAAGCGGCAGTGGGAGAAGCGCACGGCCCATGTGGTGGAGAAGATGCAGCAGCGGCAGGACAAGCGACGCAAGAACCTGCGCAAGAAGAAGGTGGCCAAGATGGAGCGTCGCAAGGCCAAGGCTCGCAAGAAGGGCCGCATCCTACCTGAGGACCTAGAGAAGGCCGGCCTCAACTGA